Proteins encoded in a region of the Carassius gibelio isolate Cgi1373 ecotype wild population from Czech Republic chromosome B5, carGib1.2-hapl.c, whole genome shotgun sequence genome:
- the LOC127958392 gene encoding myosin heavy chain, fast skeletal muscle-like, producing MSTDAEMAVYGKAAIYLRKPEKERIEAQNKPFDAKAACYVVDDKELYVKGTIKSRDGGKVTVIVNDTKEERVAKEDDVHPMNPPKFDKIEDMAMMTHLNEPSVLYNLKERYAAWMIYTYSGLFCATVNPYKWLPVYDAEVVAAYRGKKRMEAPPHIFSVSDNAYQAMLTDRENQSVLITGESGAGKTVNTKRVIQYFATVAVHGDKKKENASKMQGSLEDQIIAANPLLEAYGNAKTVRNDNSSRFGKFIRIHFGTSGKLASADIETYLLEKSRVTFQLSDERGYHIFYQMMTNHKPELIEMTLITTNPYDFPMCSQGQITVASIDDKEELVATDTAIDILGFTAEEKMCIYKFTGAVLHHGNMKFKQKQREEQAEPDGTEEADKISYLLGLNSADMLKALCYPRVKVGNEFVTKGQTVPQVYNSVSALCKSIYERMFLWMVVRINQMLDTKQQRNFFIGVLDIAGFEIFDFNSMEQLCINFTNEKLQQFFNHHMFVLEQEEYKKEGIVWEFIDFGMDLAACIELIEKPMGIFSILEEECMFPKASDTSFKNKLYDQHLGKCNAFQKPKPAKGKAEAHFSLVHYAGTVDYNISGWLDKNKDPLNESVVQLYQKSSVKLLATLYPPVVEETGGGKKGGKKKGGSMQTVSSQFRENLGKLMTNLRSTHPHFVRCLIPNESKIPGLMENHLVIHQLRCNGVLEGIRICRKGFPSRILYGDFKQRYKVLNASVIPEGQFIDNKKASEKLLGSIDVDHDQYRFGHTKVFFKAGLLGTLEEMRDEKLAALVTMTQAVCRGYLMRKEFVKMMERREAIYTIQYNVRSFMNVKHWPWMKVYYKIKPLLKSAETEKELATMKEDFTKCKEDLAKAEAKKKELEEKMVSLLQEKNDLQLQVASESENLSDAEERCEGLIKSKIQLEAKLKETTERLEDEEEINAELTAKKRKLEDECSELKKDIDDLELTLAKVEKEKHATENKVKNLTEEMAAQDESIGKLTKEKKALQEAHQQTLDDLQAEEDKVNTLTKSKTKLEQQVDDLEGSLEQEKKLRMDLERAKRKLEGDLKLAQESIMDLENDKQQSDEKLKKKDFETSQLLSKIEDEQSLGAQLQKKIKELQARIEELEEEIEAERAARAKVEKQRADLSRELEEISERLEEAGGATAAQIEMNKKREAEFQKLRRDLEESTLQHEATAAALRKKQADSVAELGEQIDNLQRVKQKLEKEKSEYKMEIDDLSSNMEAVAKAKANLEKICRTLEDQLSEIKSKNDENLRQINDLSAQRARFQTENGEFGRQLEEKEALVSQLTRGKQAFTQQIEELKRQIEEEIKAKNALAHAVQSARHDCDLLREQFEEEQEAKAELQRGMSKANSEVAQWRTKYETDAIQRTEELEESKKKLAQRLQEAEEQIEAVNSKCASLEKTKQRLQGEVEDLMIDVERANSLAANLDKKQRNFDKVLAEWKQKYEEGQAELEGAQKEARSLSTELFKMKNSYEESLDQLETLKRENKNLQQEISDLTEQLGDTGKSIHELEKAKKAVETEKAEIQTALEEAEGTLEHEESKILRVQLELNQVKGEIDRKLAEKDEEMEQIKRNSQRVIESMQSTLDSEVRSRNDSLRIKKKMEGDLNEMEIQLSHANRQASEAQKQLRNIQGQLKDAQLHLDDALRGQEDMKEQVAMVERRNTLMQAEIEELRAALEQTERGRKVAEQELVDASERVGLLHSQNTSLLNSKKKLETDLVQIQSEVDDTVQEARNAEEKAKKAITDAAMMAEELKKEQDTSAHLERMKKNLEVTVKDLQHRLDEAENLAMKGGKKQLQKLESRVRELEAEVEAEQRRGADAVKGVRKYERRVKELTYQTEEDKKNLNRLQDLVDKLQLKVKAYKRQSEEAEEQANTHLSKLRKAQHELEEAEERADIAESQVNKLRAKSRDAGKGKEAAE from the exons ATGAGTACGGACGCGGAGATGGCCGTTTATGGCAAGGCTGCAATTTACCTCCGTAAGCCTGAGAAGGAGAGAATCGAGGCTCAGAACAAACCATTTGATGCCAAAGCTGCTTGCTATGTGGTTGATGATAAAGAGCTGTACGTCAAGGGAACGATCAAGAGCAGAGATGGTGGCAAAGTCACTGTCATTGTGAATGACACTAAAGAG GAGAGAGTTGCAAAGGAGGATGATGTCCACCCAATGAATCCTCCAAAGTTTGACAAGATTGAGGACATGGCCATGATGACCCATCTCAATGAACCCTCTGTGCTGTATAACCTCAAAGAGCGTTATGCCGCATGGATGATCTAC ACTTACTCTGGGCTTTTTTGCGCTACTGTGAACCCCTACAAGTGGCTCCCAGTGTATGATGCAGAAGTGGTGGCTGCCTACAGAGGCAAGAAGCGTATGGAGGCCCCACCCCACATCTTCTCTGTCTCTGACAACGCCTATCAGGCCATGCTGACTG ACAGAGAGAACCAGTCTGTCCTGATTAC TGGAGAATCTGGTGCTGGAAAGACTGTGAACACCAAACGTGTCATCCAGTACTTTGCCACAGTTGCAGTTCATGGTGACAAGAAGAAAGAGAATGCCAGCAAAATGCAG GGCTCTCTTGAGGATCAGATCATTGCTGCTAACCCTCTGCTTGAGGCTTATGGTAATGCCAAGACTGTGAGAAATGACAACTCCTCTCGTTTT ggtaaattCATCAGAATTCATTTCGGCACATCAGGAAAACTGGCTAGTGCTGATATTGAGACAT ATCTGCTGGAGAAGTCTAGAGTGACGTTCCAGCTTTCAGATGAGAGAGGCTACCACATCTTCTACCAGATGATGACCAACCATAAGCCTGAGCTGATCG aaATGACGCTCATCACCACCAACCCTTATGACTTCCCCATGTGCAGTCAGGGTCAGATCacagtggcaagcattgatgaTAAAGAGGAGCTGGTTGCTACTGAT ACTGCTATTGACATTCTGGGCTTCACTGCTGAGGAGAAGATGTGCATCTACAAGTTCACTGGAGCTGTGCTTCATCATGGTAACATGAAGTTCAAGCAGAAGCAGCGTGAGGAGCAGGCTGAGCCTGATGGCACAGAGG AGGCTGACAAAATCTCCTACCTTCTGGGTTTGAACTCTGCTGATATGCTGAAGGCTTTGTGCTACCCCAGAGTAAAAGTTGGAAACGAGTTTGTGACCAAAGGCCAAACAGTGCCACAG GTTTACAACTCTGTTAGTGCCTTGTGCAAATCTATCTATGAGAGGATGTTCTTGTGGATGGTCGTTCGTATCAACCAGATGTTGGACACAAAACAGCAAAGAAATTTCTTCATTGGTGTGCTGGATATCGCTGGCTTTGAGATTTTTGAT TTCAACAGCATGGAACAGCTGTGCATCAACTTCACCAACGAGAAACTGCAACAGTTTTTCAACCACCACATGTTTGTGCTGGAACAAGAGGAGTACAAGAAGGAGGGCATTGTTTGGGAATTCATTGACTTTGGCATGGACTTGGCTGCTTGCATTGAGCTCATTGAGAAG CCCATGGGTATCTTCTCCATCCTTGAAGAGGAGTGCATGTTCCCCAAGGCTTCAGACACTTCCTTCAAGAACAAGCTGTATGATCAGCATCTTGGCAAGTGCAATGCTTTCCAGAAACCAAAGCCTGCCAAAGGCAAGGCTGAGGCCCACTTCTCCCTGGTCCACTACGCTGGAACTGTGGACTACAACATTTCTGGCTGGTTGGACAAGAACAAGGATCCACTGAACGAGTCTGTTGTGCAGCTTTACCAGAAGTCTTCTGTCAAACTGCTGGCTACTCTCTACCCACCTGTTGTTGAgg AGACTGGTGGTGGAAAGAAGGGAGGCAAGAAGAAGGGTGGTTCCATGCAGACTGTGTCTTCACAGTTTAGA GAGAACTTGGGCAAGCTCATGACCAACTTGAGGAGCACTCACCCTCACTTTGTGCGCTGTCTGATTCCCAATGAATCCAAGATCCCAG GTCTCATGGAGAACCACCTGGTTATCCACCAGCTGAGGTGTAACGGTGTGCTGGAGGGCATCAGAATCTGCAGAAAGGGCTTCCCCAGCAGAATCCTCTATGGTGACTTCAAGCAGAG ATACAAGGTGCTGAATGCCAGTGTAATCCCAGAGGGACAGTTTATTGACAACAAGAAAGCTTCTGAGAAACTCCTGGGATCCATAGACGTTGATCACGACCAGTACAGATTTGGACACACAAAG gtGTTCTTCAAAGCTGGTCTTCTGGGTACTCTTGAGGAGATGCGTGATGAGAAACTGGCTGCTCTGGTCACAATGACTCAGGCTGTCTGCCGTGGTTATCTGATGAGGAAAGAGTTTGTGAAGATGATGGAGAGGAG GGAGGCAATTTACACCATCCAATACAACGTCCGCTCTTTCATGAACGTCAAACACTGGCCATGGATGAAGGTTTACTACAAGATTAAGCCTCTGCTGAAGAGTGCTGAGACTGAGAAGGAGCTGGCAACCATGAAAGAGGACTTTACAAAATGCAAAGAAGATCTTGCCAAGGCTGAAGCCAAAAAGAAGGAGCTTGAAGAGAAGATGGTGTCACTGCTGCAGGAGAAAAATGATCTGCAGCTGCAAGTAGCATCT GAATCTGAGAATCTGTCAGATGCTGAGGAGAGATGTGAAGGTCTGATCAAGAGCAAAATCCAGCTTGAagctaaactcaaagagacaacTGAGAGACTGGAAGATGAGGAAGAAATCAATGCTGAACTGACAGCCAAGAAGAGGAAGCTGGAGGATGAGTGCTCTGAGCTGAAGAAAGACATTGATGACCTGGAGCTCACCTTGGCAAAAGtggaaaaggagaaacatgccACTGAGAACAAG gtcaaaaacTTGACTGAGGAAATGGCAGCTCAGGACGAGAGCATTGGCAAACTTACGAAGGAGAAGAAAGCCCTCCAAGAGGCACATCAGCAGACCCTGGATGATCTCCAGGCAGAAGAGGACAAAGTCAACACCCTGACCAAATCCAAGACAAAGCTTGAGCAGCAAGTTGATGAT CTGGAAGGTTCCCTTGAACAAGAGAAGAAGCTCCGCATGGACCTTGAGAGAGCAAAGAGAAAGCTTGAAGGAGACCTGAAATTAGCCCAAGAGTCCATCATGGACCTCGAGAATGACAAGCAACAATCTGATGAGAAGCTGAAGAA AAAAGACTTTGAAACAAGCCAGCTGCTCAGCAAGATTGAAGATGAACAATCTCTGGGTGCTCAACTCCAGAAGAAGATCAAGGAGCTTCag GCTCGCATTGAGGAACTGGAGGAAGAGATTGAGGCTGAGCGTGCTGCTCGTGCCAAGGTTGAGAAGCAGAGAGCTGATCTCTCCAGGGAACTTGAGGAGATCAGTGAGAGGCTTGAGGAGGCTGGAGGAGCCACTGCTGCCCAGATCGAGATGAATAAGAAGCGTGAAGCTGAATTCCAGAAGCTGCGTCGTGATCTTGAAGAGTCCACCCTCCAGCATGAAGCTACGGCTGCTGCCCTCCGTAAGAAGCAGGCAGACAGTGTGGCCGAGCTGGGAGAGCAAATCGACAACCTCCAGCGTGTCAAGCAGAAGCTTGAGAAAGAGAAGAGTGAATACAAAATGGAGATCGATGATCTCTCCAGCAACATGGAGGCTGTTGCCAAAGCAAAG GCCAATCTTGAGAAGATTTGCCGCACCCTTGAGGACCAACTAAGTGAAATAAAGTCCAAGAATGACGAAAACCTTCGCCAGATAAACGACCTCAGTGCTCAAAGAGCAAGATTTCAAACTGAAAATG GTGAGTTTGGCCGTCAACTGGAGGAGAAAGAGGCTTTGGTTTCTCAGCTCACCAGAGGCAAACAAGCTTTCACTCAGCAAATTGAGGAGCTTAAGAGGCAGATTGAAGAGGAGATTAAG GCTAAGAATGCACTGGCCCATGCTGTGCAATCAGCCCGTCATGACTGCGACCTGCTCCGTGAGCAGTTTGAGGAAGAGCAGGAGGCAAAGGCTGAGCTGCAGAGGGGAATGTCAAAGGCCAACAGTGAAGTTGCACAGTGGAGAACCAAATATGAAACTGACGCCATCCAGCGCACTGAGGAGCTTGAAGAGTCCAA GAAGAAGTTGGCTCAGCGTCTGCAAGAGGCAGAAGAACAAATTGAGGCTGTGAACTCCAAATGTGCCTCTCTGGAGAAGACCAAACAGAGACTCCAGGGTGAAGTGGAGGACCTCATGATTGATGTGGAAAGAGCCAATTCTTTGGCTGCCAACCTTGACAAGAAGCAGAGGAACTTTGACAAg GTCCTGGCAGAATGGAAGCAGAAATATGAAGAAGGCCAGGCAGAGCTGGAAGGTGCCCAGAAAGAGGCTCGTTCACTCAGCACTGAGCTGTTCAAGATGAAAAACTCCTATGAGGAGTCTTTAGATCAGCTGGAGACCCTCAAGAGAGAGAACAAGAATCTGCAGC AGGAGATTTCAGATCTGACAGAGCAGCTGGGTGATACTGGTAAGAGCATCCATGAGCTGGAAAAGGCCAAAAAGGCAGTGGAGACTGAAAAGGCAGAGATTCAGACCGCCCTGGAGGAGGCTGAA ggcACCCTGGAGCATGAGGAGTCCAAGATTCTTCGTGTCCAGCTTGAGCTTAACCAGGTCAAGGGGGAGATTGACAGGAAGCTTGCAGAGAAGGATGAGGAGATGGAGCAGATCAAGAGGAACAGCCAGAGAGTCATTGAATCCATGCagagcactctggactctgaggtCAGGAGCAGGAATGATTCCCTGAGAATCAAGAAGAAGATGGAGGGAGACCTTAATGAGATGGAGATTCAGCTGAGCCATGCCAATCGCCAGGCTTCTGAGGCCCAGAAACAGCTCAGGAACATTCAGGGGCAACTCAAG GATGCCCAACTGCACCTTGACGATGCTCTGAGAGGACAGGAAGACATGAAGGAGCAGGTGGCAATGGTGGAGCGCAGAAACACTCTGATGCAAGCTGAGATTGAGGAGCTGAGAGCTGCTCTGGAGCAGACAGAGAGAGGCCGCAAAGTGGCTGAACAAGAGCTGGTGGACGCCAGTGAGCGTGTTGGGCTGCTGCACTCTCAG AACACAAGTCTCCTGAACAGCAAGAAGAAGCTTGAGACTGACCTTGTTCAGATCCAGAGTGAAGTTGATGACACTGTACAGGAAGCCAGAAACGCAGAGGAGAAGGCCAAGAAGGCCATCACTGAT GCTGCAATGATGGCAGAGGAACTCAAGAAGGAGCAGGACACCAGTGCTCACCTTGAGAGGATGAAGAAGAATCTGGAGGTGACAGTGAAGGACCTGCAGCACCGTCTGGATGAGGCTGAGAATCTGGCCATGAAGGGAGGAAAGAAACAACTCCAGAAACTGGAGTCCAGA GTCCGTGAGCTTGAGGCTGAAGTTGAAGCAGAGCAGAGACGTGGAGCTGATGCTGTTAAAGGTGTCCGCAAATATGAGAGGAGAGTCAAGGAGCTCACCTACCAG ACTGAGGAGGATAAGAAGAACCTCAACAGACTGCAGGATCTGGTTGACAAGCTTCAGCTGAAGGTCAAGGCTTACAAGAGGCAGTCTGAAGAAGCT GAGGAACAAGCCAATACTCACCTTTCCAAGTTGAGGAAGGCGCAGCATGAGTTGGAGGAGGCTGAGGAGCGTGCAGACATCGCTGAGTCTCAGGTCAACAAGCTCAGAGCCAAGAGCCGTGATGCTGGAAAG GGCAAAGAGGCAGCTGAGTGA